The Primulina eburnea isolate SZY01 chromosome 18, ASM2296580v1, whole genome shotgun sequence genome segment caaataagattatatgataaatatcaaataaactcATATAATAGTTATTAAATATAGATTTTACACAATTGGTATGATTTTCaccattaaaatttgaaatataacaaaagaaataaactttcataaaaaaatgttatttttgtatctattgaattaattagtttgatttcaaaataattaaatatcatatgTAAAAATTCTGATACTTTAACAAATGTTAATCAATgatcattataattatatttattataaagatTATATCATATATTGTTTTTACATAGAAAATAACTTAGAGAGTCTTTTTATTgcttattaaatatattttcatgaATTACATATTCAATGTTTTGACTCATGATTGATTTTATCAGCAATACATGTAATTTTTTAGTTATAcagtttaataaaataattatgcctataacatatatatttgttgtagataatttttttttcatattttttgaaATCGTACTATCTTTTAAAATCGGAATTAAACTCTTTATTTTCAATTCTTTGTTAAAAAAACCCATAAAATATGTTAGTTATTCTACTATTGCACGTATGttataaatttttcatatatctttttgtgatactataattcattacttaattaaaaattgcactaaaaatataattacaaaattacaataaaataaTTAGGAATAAATGTAGAGAgaaaattaaaatgataaaatatttaaatatagtataaagatgagttatttgataaaattaatataggagTTACATTCTATTCTATTTTTGTGATAGTATAATTCATTACTTAATTAGAAATAacactaaaaatataattacaaaattacaaTAAGATCATTAGGAAAAAATTGTAGAGGGAAaattaaaaagataaaatatttaaatgtagtataaagatgaattatttgataaaattaatataagaGTTACATTCTATTCTTGAAGTGTGTATAGAAGATTAATTTTGTCATTGCACGattgtaaatatatattttgattaatattatttaaattcacaattaaatttaggtttataaaatattatatttgttcaTGCATTTAGAAATTAATtcacaaaataaatttaaaattttgattaagtCCGGTGTGAGTATTTAATGGTAAAAAAGTTTACAATAAAATCATTAGAAAAAAATTGTAGAGGGAAAATTAAAAAGATAGAATATTTAAATGTAGTATAAAGATgaattatttgataaaattaatataggagTTACTTTTTATCCTTGAAGTGTGTATAGAAAATTAATTTTGTCATTCCACAATTAGAAATATAGATTttgattactattatttaaattcacAATTAAACTTaggtttataaaatattatatttgttcaTGCACAATTTATAGATTGATTTACCATTAATATAATTTTCCGGTGTGAGTATTTAATGGTAAAAAAGTTTATAATGATGAAATTATAAGGctctaaattatttaaattcacaattaaatttaggtttataaaatattatatttgttcaTGCATTTAGAAATTAATtcacaaaataaatttaaaattttgattaaatataattttccggTGTGAGTATTTAATGGTAAAAAAGTTTATAATGATGAAATTATAAGGCTCTAAATGTCAATTGATTATTAGTAATGATGAGACATTTATGTCCTATTATTTTTATCTCtacataacaataataaaaagttttattttgttcAAATTTGCACGAAGGGTACTAACAACATACAATTGACATAATATATTggtaaatttaaatattaaagtatGTACtatgaattattaaaaaaatatgataaatataTGTAAAGTCTAGAAAATTCGAACTACGTAACCTGACTGCaatatgtatttaattatttttactgCATTAAATGCCTGATCATGACATGGATAGATGTTTTATTTCATGGTTGTTAAGATTTCATGTACTATGGTTTTTAGCAGTATTTTGCattcgaacgaggaacggagaccggggacaTTTTGGACAAGTTGGTGGCTAGATCGGTTATTTCACGGTGGAATCGAGTAAGCTGCATACATGAGGCTAAGGGCAGTGGTTAGGTCAGTCCAGGAGGGTCCAGTGGTGAGCTAGGAGATGTTGGTTCAAGTCTGGTTCGTGTTGGTTGAGAGTAGTGTAGAGTTTGGCTTCGGAATTTGTTTGGGGTTTTGGTCACATGTACAGGGGGTGGCGCCACGGCACTGCTCTCCTGGCACCGAAGTGCCCAATGTTCAGCCCTTGTAGCGCCGTAGCGCTGGTGCATGGCGCCTAAGCGCCGCAATGCTACGGTATATATGGGGTATTAGTTTTTAGCGCTATTGTCTCGTTTGGGTATTGATATGTCGTTACGACCTAGATTAGTGAGTGTTAAATTGGATCATACGAGGTTTGATTAGGAGTCTTTGAAATATGGTTTAAGGATTGGCTTCGGGTCGAGTTAGCAATCCTGGCAACGCCCCGAGAACTAAAATTGCATgattaaaatgtttatgcttattatgaatatgaatttttatgagaATACGGAAAATACGATGCATACTTGGTTTTAAGAAAAagtacgtatatgcatgatatttataagtgatgaatacaataacatatttttgaaggaggggggttggttgtgactaatacgaacacgaacacgaacatgtaaggctgaggctcagtggatgggtagtATTGTCGCTTATGTTCCCACCCCGGGTACCGCAGTTATATAtaaatggatccatcgattagagctgatacgaaagttacCACTAATGATcagaattcaataaaagaaaatgaacacgtatatgttgatatgatgagATATGTTATGAATGTGCTTATGCTTtgatatgttatgtttaatttcatgtctttaagatcatgaaatgtatttttattacagtatatttcactgttgcatgatacgtatatgtatttgttatcacGATTCGGGCgtgttgaatctttagaatCACtaagtgtgaatgatgcagatgAGCATGATGATGTGGATACTGGAGGCGTCGAAGACTGAGTAGGAGGAGCTGAGTGTGCACACATTAACCAGAGGTTTCCGCACATTATATGTTTATGAGTCAGGAGTAaaacattatttattttatacattttacatcttttatatgttgatggttTGGCTGGGTTTTGAACGTCACATTTGAGTTCTTTTAAAATAGTAGTTTAGGAATTTGACAAGGTTAATTCATTTAATTGCAGTATTTTTATTCAGTAGttgaatgatttttttttaaaatgcgtgTGTTTgagtaattttcgaaaatagcttaccaaaaaaaaaaatctagtagtATTTTAATAGTAGACTTTACAATATATGTTACAAATATTTACATAGATACcattaattatataaacacAATACATTTTCTCCTTTGCTAGTTTATGCTGAGAGGATTGTTGAGTTGGTGCAACTTTGACTCCAAAAAATTAGACaggctaaattaaaattttagttttgatatgtagttgtctatttgatttaaattcgtccaaaattatataatttacaAATGTGTGCACATGATCCTAGGATCgaaaaaatttgtaaaataacaACGATCAActatttaattaagaaaatgacTTCCTCATGtgtatttgaaatatatatgcGGAGTTAGTTGACTGAagttaaaaaacaaaatacccAGGATCTTGGCACCTCCccaatataaatttaaatggtGAGTTAAATATTTTAAGGAGAACAACATTTTCGTGTTCATAGaatttgcatattatttatttttaaccaTGTTAACGATCAACTCTTTGATTTTAGTCCACTAACTCGTACTTTTGTTCACATTTGGTTCTTGTATCATGATATAAGTTTTAACCCTTCTTTTTGTTGCAGGACAAGCCTTGGAGGTGCAAAACAACTTGCTCCCCAAAAACGTAGTAcagatatttgaaaatggtttttggaatattttttatttatatttttggtcaTGTGATTTGGATTTTTTCATATTTGGTTATGTGATCAGTCAATTCACCGCTCGAACACACGaaaatattttagtttataTCAACATTTTAAATTACATAATTTGATGAAATCGATGTCGCGAGCTCCATGAATATCAGGTGTGCAATATGATTTCATTGAGTAATTTTTTAGTATAAAACTaaatgctttttttttttctggtgATTTTCAAGCATAATTAATGAGAGGATATTTTGTTGAGTTTGTTTTATGCATTTTGTACACTTCTAAAGATTATATTATGCATATTAGAGAAAATTTAGCTAGAAATGCTTGTATATGGAGTATATATAAACCTTTTCGTTATGTTATCCATCGTCGATCATAAATTACCCGAATTTTCGCGGAGGCAATGAAGGAACTCCAAaccagtaaaaaaaaaaaatttgttacaaaatatattatgttaaattcttgtattaGAATTTATGTGGCCACCATAATGTAAATGGAATTAATTAGTGATAGGTATGAATGATTTGAGCACCAATTTGTTCAACGTGGGCCAAACTAATTTCTAGAAAATTTGCTAAATTGACGGGGATAGAATAGAAGAAGATGACAAATATGGCAGGCTCCAatttctttattaatttatagagaAGAAGAGATTCATGTCGATTGATATATAAAAGGTTGCCAACCCAAATAATTAAAGAAGATGAGAATGTGCATGCAACtcttcaaattatatatatcgttgacaattttatatatatatatatgcacgtCTACCTAATACCAATATTTTCATTCAATTcatatatacaatatatacatatatctgtatgtgtgtgtgcgtgcaTATATACGGATATTATATAATCATAATATGAATGTAGTTAATTTATATCTAGGATGTAAACATGACATAAGTATAATgttcagtttatactacattaTATCAGTACAATGTTCaccgagtaggtctcttgtgagacggtctcacaaatctttatctgtgagacaggtcaatcatactgatattcacaataaaaagtaatatttttttatgaatgacccaaataagcgATCCGTCTCACTAAATACgtctcgtgagaccgtctcacacaaatttttgtcatgtTCACCACttataaaataattgttttataAAACGATCAATTATCTCATCACACGCGACGAACAATATAAGTATTCACTGTGTATACTTGAATAATCTAATTTTTCAATTATTCAACCATTTCATTTTACCAAATTCAATTTTATAACCAGGTTAGTCATATATTGTTCGTTGTTCTAAAAATAATGATGATAATTCGTACATCACACATGCCTCGCCCCTAAATCAtaaacaaatacatatatatatatatatatatatatatatatatatatatatatatatatataaatgtcaACGAGAGAATTATATAATTCATCCTCAGTTCTTTGAAGTCACCATCAGTCTTTGCGTCATCTTGTTTTCATGGAAGCCACGTTTGGGACAACTCACCATTAGGAAATTAGGGGACCAAGAAAATGATTTGCATGACTTTTTAAGATTGCAATACTCCATACTTAACCACAAGTATATATGCTAGACTTTTACatacatgattatatatatatcaacaggAATACAGTTTCTAGCTCACCTTGAACCAATACAAGAATATGTCGGGCTGGTGTATGAGTCGTGCTGCGACTCGTGTCTGTATTCGCGTCCGCTCTCGTGTTCGTGTCCGTTCGCCTTCCCAACATTATGAGAATACTGCGAGTTTTATCAAGGAAGAAGAGAAATCCGAGTTGTcgaatcaaatcaacaaattgGGTTTGGAAGGTAGTTTATCTGCGTCTGAATGTGGGAACAGAGTCATGGTCGTGGTTGATTCGAGCCCAGAGGCTAGAGGAGCGCTGGATTGGGTGCTCTCTCACACTGTTCAAAGCCAGGATAAAATCATTCTTCTGCATGTTGCAAAACAAGGTATTAGCACATCTTTTCATTTAAAGAAATATGGCTACAAGTAATGGGCATATAATTATGTATGCTGATGAAGATAACATTATTTCATGATTCAGATGCAACAACAAATGGGGAAACCAATCAACAGGCGTATAATCTTCTTCGCTCGTCGAAAAGTATGTGCCAGTTAAAAAGACCTGAGGTGAGCAGAAAGTTCATATCTTTCTAGACCACTTATAATGATGTAGAGAATTTGTTCCGTATAAGAGAGTCACAGTCGCGTGTAGCTCACACATGATTGAATAATAATCAATATACTTGGAGCATATACGAAGGAGTAGAAAGTTCATCCTACCCAACATTCTTAATGGTATTCCAAGTacttttgagttttcaagattTGTCTCAGTTTACTAAAGCGCCTGTAATGAAAAAGCATATAATACAAACTACATGCATTTCCTACAACTAGAAAATAATGAGATGAAATCAAGATTCTAAAGGGTAGTAGATTAAGATGCTTTCTTCACATGAACTAGGTGCAAGTTGAGATGGCAGTACGAGAAGGAAAGGAAAAGGGACCAATTGTCGTTGAAGAAGCTAAAAGACTGAAGGCCTCACTGCTAGTTCTGGGACAGCAAAAGCAATCACTGTTATGGCGTCTACGGTTGATATGGAACAGAAAAAAAAGAAGCCGAGTAGTTGATTACTGCATCCAATATGCTAACTGCATGACAATAGCTGTAAgaaggaaaaatagaaaatatggAGGCTATTTGATTACAACAAAGCGGCACAAGAATTTTTGGCTTCTTGCTTAGTAATAACTGTTGAGATTATCATTCAATGAAAAAGTCCGGGGAATCAATGATCTTGTAGTTCCATGCTCAAGTTACCTGAAACTGAAATCAATCCCAAAAAACCCATGATAGGACGTATCGTTACAAACTTAAATGTATAATTACAGCATATTGGTGAACAATATTTCCCTGGATTCATTTTTTGCACAACAGTGAATTTTAAAGCAATGCAAGTTCACATACCAGCAACTTTTGCTTGGTTATATATGCAAACTGACAATCCAAGACAATGCAAGAACAAGTGAATCAATGTATTACATTGAAATAAGATTAAAAGTAACTTACGAAAACATGCTAATCGTTCATGTGTCACTAGTAAAAACAGGAAACAACACTGGGAAAAGAAAGCCTTACCATGGTCAGTGGGCAACAATAGCATCTTTCATGCCATCAAAACTTTCAAGTCTTCCGTAGTCTTGGTAAAATTGGTTAGAGCGACCACCAAAGCTACAATAAAAAAGGTTACCAGGTATCTCTAATTATCAAATCTCACAATTCACAATTAGAGAAATTTCTGACGTAAAATAATCACAAACCTTACCACTTCCAACAACAAAAATGTTCTCTAACCAAAATAGgaaaattgattgatatacatTTGCACCCAGAATATATGTATTGAAGACAAAGATGAATGCCCCTTGACTATTTACAATATTAACCATGAATGAATTGTTCATTCAAAGTCAACAACATAGATATCAATTACTATACAATTGAATCAGCAGCATTCGTTGGAATTTTCGGCTGCAAAGTTGTATTTAATATACAACCTAATTTCCTATGACTAATGTGTTCGCAACATCTTCTTCCATAACTTAGTTGTGTGTAGCTGTTACCATTTTCTCCGAGTGAGAGCTAATTCGACATTCCCATAAGCACTTTGTCTCGTCATTGCTTCTTGTTATAACACTCTTGAGGAATCAAATTCTTCTCTATGGGTTTTCCCCAACAAGTGACCCTCCAGTTGGTCCAAATAAACGTCGACTTCCATATACACATAAATCCTCATCTAAATGGATTCATTTGAAAGCTTCATGAGAGTTCAGGTTATGACAAGGTGGTCTGTAGACAATTCTTTGGAGTTGATCATATCCGGCAAGTACTCCTGCTCCAGCCATACCGAGTAGCATGTTAGCTGTGATTCCCCTAAACAGCGCAGTGAAACCTTCTAGGCgaataatttcaaaaaatgCATGCTTAGCATTTCGATATTTCAATGATTGTCCAGATGTCAGCATCATTCTCCGTCTCAGTGTATCAAATGGGTATGCACAGACCCCAGAGACAGTAGTCACACTCCAACCTAAGAAAAAGCTAGCAAGAAAATTGTCCTGCAAATTTGAAATAGCGGTGTTTATTCTTtaactaatttataaaaatcaggCAAACAAAACTATGCAAATATAAGAGAGCAAATCAAACATGTAGGCCACTATAGTATATGTACCCAAACACATTTACAATATCTGGTCCAACCAAAATTACACATAACTTGTAAAAGTCAGAAAACACAAGATTTTTGCGCGATTTTTAAAATGGGTTCAACATATTAGAATTCATAATACCAAAAGCATCATGAAATGATACAGATGCAATTCACATCCAAACAGAAAACAATTCAAAGCAAAACAGTGCCAGGAAAAGAGACCAACTCACATTAAATGGTCCAACCAGCACAATAGGTTTCATTGTGTCGTAGATCCCAAAGTACATTCCTCGATAAAGAGTAATTCCCAAAATTGAAACCCCAAATCCCCGATAGAGTCCGCCAATCCCATCAACCGATAAGGTTTTACTGTAGACATCTATTATCCCCTTAAACTGGCGTTTACCATTGATAGGGCACTCCTTAGCATCTGTGGCCAAACGAGTCCGAGCATAATCAAGGTGATATAGAAATACTGAGGTGGTTGCCCCAGCAGCACTTCCAGAAGCAACGTTTCCAGCAAACCACTTAAAATATCCATCTTTCTCTTTTGAACATCCAAAGATGCTTCGGAAATAACCTTTAAATGCAAAGTTAAAAGCCTGTAAACAATTAAAGCAGCGGCTCCTCAGGAAACAAGGGTGAGAGGATTCTCAGCATTGTAAtccttttgttttttaaatcccttttcaatattaaaaaaaccagaaaatataagaaaaataCATAAGCCATATGTAAGTGTTCAAgatataaaaaatgaaaaaagaaaacCACTTAAGGAGGtgaaatttgaaggaaagtgAATTAGAGCAGATAAAAATTATGGGCAAATAATCTACCTGCGTGGGAAAATATCTTATGATATTGGCTTGGTTACCCCTCCAAAAGGACAAAGTACCCTCCTCTCTGAAGACCCTCTTGAAACAATTCCCAACACCTAAATAGGGTCTTTGAAGTTGTCCTCTTTTCATCAACTCTCCTTGATTCTGCAAGAGAAGCTTCACCCTCTCAATTGGAGCTGCGGCACTTTTTGCTACAACAGCTGCTGCCCCTCCCATGAGGAAGTCCACAGAAAATTTCTCAGAATGTGTTGCCATCTCAGACCCCCTTCCTGTTTGACTCTAGTCCTACACAAGTTACCAAACAAGTATGCATCCATTACTATGTACACACAGAGCTTATCTAGTTTGTTCCAACGAATGAAAAAATGAAGAGGTTAAACAAAAATGCCGAACAATCTACTCACACGAAGATTACAAAGTGACCAAAAATCGTAATCCATATAATCTCTCTACTGCACTAATAGCAAAATTTTCCagcatcatatcataatctaggctttttattatttttacttaaaaatatgaatatgaaaTGCAAAGGAAATGCTatttatggaaaaaaaaaaacttagcaagacaatatctttaacatccataaaatatattttagcaTGCATAAAAAGTATCtatatattaaaaagaaaatagaaCTATACAAAAGAATAGCTTGTTGAATCTACATCTTCAAGTGACAAAATAGGGCAGATTAACCAAGTTCTTATTTTTTCAGTGCCAAAGATTCAACTGAAAAGGAATAACTAAAAAGTATTTATTAAACAAATATCTCTAATTCAAAAGGATTCCCACTTGGACATCCTTATATTCTTCGAAGAAATATCTAAATGTATTACTTGAGGTTTTATCTAAAGTTGCCTCCCAACTCTTTCCTCACTTCACTCAACAGGTAACCATATTCTATAAAATTCATACTTCAATCcaaaaattatcaattaaaatgACAGGTCATCATACAAGAATGACCCAAAAGATTTCAAAGGACCCGAAACCTTGATAACAACCAAGAAAGATTGTGTCCATGACATATGGGGAACAAATTCAAGCCAGAGGTAACATCAATAAtcacaaaacatcattcctccATCTTGGTTCTTGAGGATTTCAAACAAGGCATAGATACAAATAACTCACAGCAATTATACACCTACAAACGCATGTAGACACGTCAAAAACAAAAGTTTATAAGCAGAGAAACGTGGAGAGACTTGCGGAGGATGGGAGAATCGTCTTCCACCACCACAAGATGAAGGTGAACGGGATTTTCTTGTCCTTTTTGTACTTTCAATTACGATTTTTTTTTGTCTCAGCAAATGAAAGGGCCTAAATTTTGAATGGTTAATTGTTTGAAAGGCCTTGAAAATTCtgaataatattataattatttcgGTGGTTTATATTCTATTGGTAAATAAATTgattttttctttcaaataatatataataaatctcaCTGTTAAACTGTTGCACCATCAAAATATTAAGTTCAGGGTGATTCAAATATGATCCGATTTATATTTgatgtgaaaaataatattttttctgtataaaaaataatattttctcattAGTCGagtcaaataagatatttatctcacaaaattgatttcTGAGACAGTCTCGTAAGAGTTTTTACATTCAAATAAATATGTGCTTTAAAGCTTATGTTCTTGATATCTATTTGACACTAACATGGTTGTAATTGCAAATGACATTGTATTTCCATCTCAGTACAGGGTgtatttattttcatattttgatttatgaaatctatttaattaataaaacaaaGAATGATAATATAtaattgaaaaaacatttttttattggATGAAATTTTTGAAATGCTCAAAGAACACCAAAGTGCCATGACTGTTCAAAGAACAATGTATGGACGATTGGCTGCCGAATCACTACCCAAGAATCTTCATTGCACTGAGATTCTTCAACTCACTGCTGGTTGACTTCAGAGAAAGTCTATGCAGGTTCTTGCAGACGAAAACAAGAACTCACCACGATTAACGGACATAAATCTTTACCACTTCTGTATATTTTCAGACAATCTTATGGCCGTTGCAGTCGTTGTAAATTCTACTGTTTCAAATGCTGAACATCCAAAACaacttgttttccatattgTAACAAATGGAGTAACATACGGGGGGATTCATGCTTGGTTCCTCAGTAATGATTTAAAAGGTGCTGCCATAGAAGTTCAGAGTCTCGAAGATTTCACTTGGTTGATTGCATAATATTCTCCTGTAGTAAAACAAATTCATTCGTGTTGGCGCTAGTCTTGAGCTCAAGTTTCATGGTCCAAAGAATCTTTCTTTACTGAACTACCTTCGGTTCTACATCGCAGAGATTTATCCCCAGTTGGAGAAGGTGGTTTTTCTCGAAGATGGCATTGTTGACAAAAGTATTTGGTACACTCTTTTCAATAGATTTACACTGAAATGTAAATGGGACGGTTGAAACTTGTCTCGAAGCTTTTCACAGATACTATAACTACCTAAATTTTCCAAACAAATTGATCAGCAAGAAATTCGATCCTCAAGCACGTGGATGGGCGTTTGGCATGAATgttttcgatttgatatatcgGAAAAACGCTAATGTGACTGCAAAATACCATCATTAGCAAGAACAAAATGCTGATAAGTCACTCTGGAAGCTTTGGCACTCTTCCTCCTGACCTTTTAGCTTTCTATGGAATAACAGAACCACTTGATCGGCGATGGCCCGTTTTAGGATCAGGGCGTGACATGAATATCGACAACCGTTTGATCGAGGCTGCTGCTGTGATTCACTTTAATGACAACAGTAAGCCTTGACTGAAGTGGAGTATAGACCGGTACAGGCCCCTTTGGGAAAGGTTGGCAGCTGATAGTATCGGTAGCAGCCAAGTTTAGAGCACTTGCAATTCTTTTTTCTTGTTTTGAAGATTTCAATTCTTTCTTATACTTTTAAGAGTTACACACTCTAATATATTTGTTGCATGTCTCATGTTAAACAGTGAACATCCTCTGCTGTAAAACACCAAGGGGTCCGGTCTGTTTTTATCATACTGCACAAGGTGAAttcaatt includes the following:
- the LOC140819374 gene encoding uncharacterized protein, with the translated sequence MSGWCMSRAATRVCIRVRSRVRVRSPSQHYENTASFIKEEEKSELSNQINKLGLEGSLSASECGNRVMVVVDSSPEARGALDWVLSHTVQSQDKIILLHVAKQDATTNGETNQQAYNLLRSSKSMCQLKRPEVQVEMAVREGKEKGPIVVEEAKRLKASLLVLGQQKQSLLWRLRLIWNRKKRSRVVDYCIQYANCMTIAVRRKNRKYGGYLITTKRHKNFWLLA
- the LOC140819373 gene encoding ADP,ATP carrier protein ER-ANT1, translating into MATHSEKFSVDFLMGGAAAVVAKSAAAPIERVKLLLQNQGELMKRGQLQRPYLGVGNCFKRVFREEGTLSFWRGNQANIIRYFPTQAFNFAFKGYFRSIFGCSKEKDGYFKWFAGNVASGSAAGATTSVFLYHLDYARTRLATDAKECPINGKRQFKGIIDVYSKTLSVDGIGGLYRGFGVSILGITLYRGMYFGIYDTMKPIVLVGPFNDNFLASFFLGWSVTTVSGVCAYPFDTLRRRMMLTSGQSLKYRNAKHAFFEIIRLEGFTALFRGITANMLLGMAGAGVLAGYDQLQRIVYRPPCHNLNSHEAFK